Proteins encoded by one window of Cylindrospermum stagnale PCC 7417:
- a CDS encoding Cas10/Cmr2 second palm domain-containing protein, whose translation MSKYIVTILDSTGIQSYIFTSNRLRENIGASYLVEQATGNWVKDKLEELGVPKHRQNEPITNSGLIAELVYAGGGNAMLLFKSMEDAKRFTRHLSRHILEYAPGINLVAAHKEFDWNELLYDVVQNLMDNELEQQKRARVPSVPLLGLGITASCNSTQLVAVNTSADYIQADEEDIYLISSQTQAKLKAVSSKHGEPANKALKKYFGDILIEKNLQFPYRMDHLGRSQHESSYYAVIHADGNSMGKRFEACGEEGKKCNPQDPNRGYIDCMRNLSKTVKKAGLSAMQTVVQTLANSIENGELMGKFSIKDNYLPFRPLVYGGDDVTFVCDGRLGLELAAIYLEAFQEQKVADFKVLTACAGVCIVKSHYPFARAYEMSEALCSNAKKFLRKQEDKEFSAIDWHIASSGLFGSVGDIRQREYQVAEGDLTMRPVMMQNETNQWRTWSNFRNLVKNFNEDKEWKGRRNKVIGLREKLRDGQEATRQFLKAYRIDTLPPVKEVSDEIQTSGWVSDSDSENELLRCGYFDAIEAMEFYFPLNKGESGDCLQTEN comes from the coding sequence ATGAGTAAGTATATTGTAACAATACTAGATTCTACTGGCATTCAGTCCTATATTTTCACCAGTAATCGCTTACGAGAAAATATTGGCGCTTCTTATCTCGTAGAGCAGGCAACTGGTAATTGGGTAAAAGATAAATTAGAAGAATTAGGAGTTCCCAAACATAGGCAAAATGAACCTATAACCAATAGTGGCTTAATCGCAGAATTGGTTTATGCAGGTGGTGGAAATGCCATGCTGTTATTTAAATCAATGGAGGATGCAAAGCGGTTTACTCGTCATCTAAGCAGACACATTTTAGAATATGCGCCTGGAATAAATCTTGTAGCCGCACACAAGGAATTTGACTGGAATGAATTACTATATGATGTAGTTCAAAATCTGATGGATAATGAACTTGAACAACAGAAAAGAGCCAGAGTTCCTTCCGTGCCATTACTAGGATTAGGAATAACTGCATCCTGTAACTCAACTCAGTTAGTTGCTGTAAATACAAGCGCAGATTATATCCAAGCAGATGAAGAAGATATTTATCTTATTTCTTCGCAAACTCAAGCAAAATTAAAAGCTGTTTCTTCAAAACATGGAGAACCAGCAAATAAAGCTCTTAAGAAATATTTTGGTGATATCTTAATAGAAAAAAATCTTCAATTTCCCTATCGGATGGATCATTTAGGTAGAAGTCAACATGAAAGCAGTTACTATGCTGTAATTCATGCCGATGGAAATAGTATGGGTAAAAGATTTGAAGCTTGTGGTGAAGAAGGGAAGAAATGCAATCCACAAGATCCAAATCGAGGCTATATCGATTGTATGCGTAATCTTTCTAAAACTGTTAAAAAAGCTGGATTATCAGCAATGCAAACAGTAGTCCAAACCCTTGCCAACTCTATTGAAAATGGAGAACTTATGGGTAAGTTTTCCATCAAAGATAATTATCTGCCTTTCCGTCCTCTGGTGTATGGCGGCGATGACGTTACTTTTGTATGTGATGGTAGATTAGGTTTAGAGTTAGCAGCAATTTATCTAGAAGCATTTCAAGAACAGAAAGTTGCTGATTTCAAAGTTTTAACTGCTTGCGCTGGTGTATGTATTGTCAAATCCCATTATCCTTTTGCTAGAGCCTATGAAATGAGTGAGGCTTTATGCAGTAATGCCAAGAAATTTTTACGTAAACAAGAAGACAAGGAATTTTCGGCTATTGACTGGCATATTGCCTCTAGTGGTTTATTTGGTTCTGTTGGTGATATTCGTCAACGAGAATATCAAGTTGCAGAAGGTGATTTAACAATGCGACCTGTCATGATGCAAAATGAAACCAATCAATGGCGCACATGGTCTAATTTCAGAAATTTAGTTAAAAATTTTAATGAAGATAAAGAATGGAAAGGCCGTCGTAATAAAGTTATTGGATTACGAGAAAAGCTACGCGACGGACAAGAAGCAACTCGACAGTTTCTCAAAGCCTATAGGATAGATACTTTACCACCAGTTAAAGAAGTATCTGATGAAATTCAAACAAGTGGGTGGGTCAGCGATAGTGATTCGGAAAATGAACTACTACGATGTGGTTACTTTGATGCTATAGAAGCAATGGAATTTTACTTTCCCTTAAATAAAGGAGAATCAGGTGATTGTCTACAAACTGAAAATTAA
- a CDS encoding RAMP superfamily CRISPR-associated protein codes for MIVYKLKIKLLSDTTFGRGDGVAGLVDQEVEHDAYGFPYLRGRTLKGLLSEECDNLIAVLPENSRQHWEQVACHLFGKPGSILNTNSYMHIGDACLPEDLRKVIAYQMKTDNNLTKVEILESLTTIRCQTAIDMKTGTPDRKSLRSSRVILRELKFTAHLSFDVQPNDDALTLLSVGTLALRRVGSGRNRGRGHVQCQLFDYTNQEIIDNFIQHFI; via the coding sequence GTGATTGTCTACAAACTGAAAATTAAACTATTGAGTGATACTACCTTTGGACGTGGAGATGGGGTAGCAGGTTTAGTTGACCAAGAAGTTGAACATGACGCTTATGGATTTCCTTATTTGCGAGGACGTACTTTAAAAGGTTTATTGAGTGAAGAATGCGATAACTTGATAGCTGTATTACCTGAGAATAGTCGCCAACATTGGGAACAAGTTGCTTGTCACTTATTCGGTAAGCCAGGAAGTATCCTCAATACTAATTCATATATGCACATTGGGGATGCTTGTTTACCAGAAGATTTGAGGAAAGTCATAGCGTATCAGATGAAAACAGATAACAACCTAACTAAAGTCGAGATTTTAGAATCCTTAACAACTATTCGCTGCCAAACTGCAATTGATATGAAAACAGGAACGCCAGATAGGAAAAGTTTGCGATCATCGCGTGTAATACTGCGCGAACTCAAATTTACTGCTCATCTAAGTTTTGACGTTCAACCCAATGATGATGCTTTAACGTTGTTATCAGTTGGTACTTTAGCTTTAAGGCGGGTAGGAAGTGGTAGAAATCGCGGACGTGGCCATGTGCAGTGCCAATTATTTGACTATACTAACCAAGAGATTATAGATAATTTTATACAGCATTTTATCTAA
- a CDS encoding Card1-like endonuclease domain-containing protein has translation MFTHSTKEQKKCIEEGLKNQNHIKVNIVPIDLVKYESNAYHICDRVQKKVPKNDSVGLNYTGGTKAMAVHAYRAIYEKRPDAFFSYLDPRSLKICIDRENNQPLEFDVPLELSLKELFKLHNNNYWLDHKPPLFQAFLPDTIAENFVEIYSNINLAESWKKWLKEELHSLTKKGEFWKREEDLKQIQTRGITIKYLPPKIRDILRTDLYASTDELRLDITQKRGFSSLTQVCEWLDGTWLESYVLQQIKKIEYDFNIKQSGMSFYIKDPEYKRINKITWEDEPRFEFDVAFIIGYQLFAISCTTSKSHKLCKQKLFEAHLRARQLGGDEARTALVCCSDTPGYIEDEIKFSIRDKKIRVFGREDLANLAGGIETWIKLNNQKVGG, from the coding sequence GTGTTTACACATTCTACAAAAGAGCAAAAAAAATGTATTGAAGAAGGATTAAAAAATCAAAATCACATAAAAGTGAATATTGTTCCTATTGATTTAGTTAAATATGAATCAAATGCTTATCATATTTGCGACCGAGTTCAAAAAAAAGTACCGAAGAATGACAGCGTTGGACTAAACTATACAGGTGGTACAAAGGCAATGGCCGTTCATGCCTATAGAGCAATTTATGAAAAAAGACCTGATGCTTTTTTTAGCTATCTTGATCCACGAAGCCTAAAAATATGTATTGATAGAGAAAACAACCAACCTCTTGAATTTGATGTTCCGCTTGAACTTTCTCTCAAAGAACTATTCAAGCTACATAACAATAATTATTGGCTTGATCATAAACCCCCTCTTTTTCAGGCATTTTTGCCAGACACAATAGCAGAAAATTTTGTTGAAATTTATTCAAATATAAATTTAGCAGAATCATGGAAGAAATGGCTGAAAGAAGAACTTCATTCCTTAACAAAAAAAGGCGAGTTTTGGAAAAGAGAAGAAGACCTCAAACAAATACAAACACGTGGTATTACGATTAAATATTTACCTCCAAAAATTAGAGACATACTTCGTACCGATTTATATGCATCTACCGATGAGCTTCGCCTTGACATAACTCAAAAAAGGGGGTTTAGCAGCCTAACACAAGTCTGTGAATGGTTAGATGGCACATGGCTAGAAAGTTATGTATTACAGCAAATCAAGAAAATTGAATATGACTTTAATATCAAACAAAGCGGTATGTCTTTTTATATTAAAGACCCTGAATATAAAAGAATAAATAAAATAACATGGGAAGACGAGCCGCGTTTTGAGTTTGATGTTGCTTTCATAATAGGGTATCAGCTATTTGCTATATCATGCACAACAAGTAAATCTCATAAGTTGTGTAAGCAAAAACTATTTGAAGCACATTTACGTGCTAGGCAATTAGGAGGTGATGAAGCACGAACAGCTTTAGTTTGTTGTTCTGACACACCAGGATATATTGAAGATGAAATAAAATTTTCTATACGTGACAAAAAAATTCGCGTATTTGGAAGAGAAGACTTAGCTAATCTTGCTGGCGGTATTGAAACCTGGATTAAGCTCAATAATCAGAAGGTAGGTGGATGA